In the genome of Methanobrevibacter sp., the window CATGAACAGGCGGCGGCTCATGCAGCAGATGGATATTCAAGGGCAAGCGGCAAGATTGGGGTTTGCATTGCAACAGCATCTCCTGGCGCGCTGAACTTTACAATGGCACTGGCTACTGCATTCAAGGATAATGTTCCGATACTTGTCATAACCGGAGATAATGAGCTTAAGTATAGGGGAACCGACCAGTTCCAAAGCCTGCCGCAAGTGGAAATATTTAAAAACATCACAAGAGCATCATATAATCCTTTAAATGGCACTGAAGCGATGTATGTTTTAAGAGCATCCATTTTCGAGCTTAAAAATAATCCAAAAGGTCCAATTCACATTAACCTATCAAAAGATGTATTGTTATCCGATGAGTTTGAGGACTTCGATTTATGTTATTTGTGTGAAGATGATTTGTCCAATATCTCAAAAGCTCAAGAGCTGATCAATTCATCTCAAAAGCCATTGTTTATATTGGGTGCAGGTGCGATTTCACAGAAATCCAATATAGAGTTAATCGCAAGGCAATATCAGATACCTGTCACTACAACTTTTCATGCTAAAGGCATCATATCGGAAGATGATGACCTGAATTTGGGTTTGGTGGGAACACGTTCAACACCGCGTGCCAAATATGCATTTGAAAATGCGGATTGCATCGTGGCATTGGGCATAAAGGCAAGTGAGAGAACACTCCCTACAGTTCCGGACAATCTTGTCCATGTCAACATTAACAAGGACGTTTTGGTGGGAAATTTCCCGATTCATGGAAAGGTTAGTG includes:
- a CDS encoding thiamine pyrophosphate-binding protein, which codes for MNVSDNFVKILEEEGITEVFGIPGEQIMPLYKSLSTSNIKHVLTRHEQAAAHAADGYSRASGKIGVCIATASPGALNFTMALATAFKDNVPILVITGDNELKYRGTDQFQSLPQVEIFKNITRASYNPLNGTEAMYVLRASIFELKNNPKGPIHINLSKDVLLSDEFEDFDLCYLCEDDLSNISKAQELINSSQKPLFILGAGAISQKSNIELIARQYQIPVTTTFHAKGIISEDDDLNLGLVGTRSTPRAKYAFENADCIVALGIKASERTLPTVPDNLVHVNINKDVLVGNFPIHGKVSDFLAEIEFRDADWLGEILEIDNSIDIEGLDKDLYPQAAIKRILDKFDDNIIVSDAGSHTTWTALLKKSLKPRQLLFSGGLAPMGYGLPAAIGAGVATGEKIVVVNGDGDFQMNLQELATLKENNLNVIVFILNNSEFGIIRQWQESFYDMEPYQVGLENPDFVKLASSYSIDAVRVDNLSDLEYLLESDLSGPLVVEVVVESEDIPLP